A window of Candidatus Zixiibacteriota bacterium genomic DNA:
TACAATCGGCGTAATTTGGGCTACCCTCAAACCAACCCAGGCTTTAACTACCTCGCCGATATTAATTAAATCGCTAATTACGGACTTAGCGCGATTAATAGGAATGGCAAAACCGATTCCCTCGGAACCACGACTGGAAGTGAATATGAAAGTATTGATACCGATAACCTCACCGCTGGCATTGACCAATGGACCGCCTGAATTGCCGGGATTAATCGCCGCATCGGTTTGAATCATATTGCGGTAAACCTGTTTCTGCCCGGCCTCGGGTTTGATATCGCGATTGACTGCCGAAACAACGCCCACCGTTACAGTTGGCTTGGTGTCATCAAGAAGGTAGCCGAACGGATTGCCAATCGCAATTGCCCATTCGCCGGCAAACAAATCGTTTGAATCGCCCAAAATAGCGAAAGGGAAATCCTGTTTATCCGAGATGATTTTCAGCACCGCCAGATCAGTCGATTCATCCGAACCGATTAATTTGGCTTGATACTGCTCGCCGCTTGTTAAAGTTACTGTTATAGATTCGGCGCCGTGAGCAACGTGGTCGTTGGTCAGAATATAACCCTCGGGATTGATAATAATGCCAGAGCCGAGCGAGGATACTTGTTTGTGATATTCCCGCGGACCGAAAAAGAAGTAGTTCCAAAAATCAGCTCCGTGTCCGGGGTTTGCCTGACGGAATATCTGGGTTTGGATTACGGAAATCGAAACTACTGCCGGACCAACTTTCTCCGCCGCCTCGACAATAGCGCTGCGTCTAGTAATAGTTATCTGCTGGTTTGCCTCATCGGTTGAAGGGCTTAATATCGTTTTGGTATCGTTTGACGGGATTATATCTGATGGCGTCAATTGCGTTTCCTCTAAACTACTGCGATTGTTGTTATCCGTTGATAATAATTTTACTGCAAAGTAGGACGTTGCCGCGCCTAATAATCCGCCTATAACAACAAGAAAAACGATGTTTGATATTTTTGAACTTTTCAAAACAACCTCTCTCCAAATTTATCGTTTTTTTATACAATAATGCAAGGACAAAGTTGCTAAAATTTTCTGAAAGCATGTCAAATTATTTTAGACAGCAGTTTTTTTTTACAATCTTATTTTTATATTTGTAACAATGGTAAAAATATATTAGTATATTCCTCAACGGATAATGGAAATAAAGCCCAAGGAAAAAGGATGACTGCAAAAAAAATTAAATTGACAAAATTCGCCGTTTGCGCCGGGTGAGCGTCAAAATTTTCGCCTGAGGCGATTGTCCAGGTTCTGGGCAATTTACCGAAATATAAATTCGACAATGTCATTGTCGGCACCGAATACTTTGATGATGCCGGCGTTGTAAGATATGATGAAACTACGGGATTAGTTACAACACTTGATTATTTTACGCCGGTTGTCGATGATCCAAGAGATTTTGGGCGTATTGCCGCGGCTAATTCGCTATCGGATATTTACGCAATGGGAGGAACACCGATTTCAGCCTTAAATATTGTCGGGTTTCCCGAAAAGAATTTATCGCTTGAAGTGCTTACCGAAATTCTTGCCGGCGGCGCGGAGATAACATCGAAATATAATATCCCGATTGTCGGCGGTCATTCTGTAAAAAATGATGAGCCTTTTTATGGGCTATCCGTAACAGGCAAAGTCAACCTTAAGCAGATGATGACCAATAACGCCTGCCAGCCCGGCGATTATCTTTATCTGACAAAACCGCTGGGTTCAGGGGTGATTACTACAGCCTTAAAGCAAAACAAAGCCTCTGATGAGATTGTTGAAAAGGCAGTTGAGATTATGATTCAGCTTAATAAAGAAGCCTCTGAGGCGGCGATTGCGGCTGGTGTAAGAGCCGCCACTGATGTTACCGGTTATGGGTTTTTAGGGCATTTACATGAAATGATGAATGCCTCTGATGTGTGTGCGGAAATATATTTTAACAGCATCCCTCTTATGGATGGAACAATTGAACTTGCCGAAATGCAAACATTCCCCGGCGGCACCGGCGCAAATTATCTCTATGTGGATAAATTCACAACTTGGGATAAACGGCTCTCTTCAAATGAAAATCGAATTCTCTGCGATGCTCAGACATCAGGCGGATTAATCATATCGGTTCCTGCGAAAAATCATAAATTGCTTGAGGATGAACTATCGAAACGCGGCGTAATTGTCAATAAAGTCGGCGAGGTTGTAAAGAGAAAAGAATGGCATCTAAAAATCAACAAAAGTTAAAAAGCATTCCATCAGTCAACGCTATTCTCGAAAGAAATGATATCAAGGCATTAATGACGGAGTGGTCGTTTGCCTATGTGTCTTATGAAACGAAAAACCAGACTGCATTAGCTCGTAAGCGGGCGCAAAATACCGGCAAAGTAGAAAGCGCTGATGAGATAGCCGCAAAAATAATCAAAGCTTTTATTGATAAAAAAACAACTCTAATTAAACCGGTAATCAACGCAACAGGCGTAGCTCTTCATACCAACCTCGGCCGAGCGCCTCTTGATGATGGCTTACTGCAAACCGTGATGGCAAACTGCTCATCGTACTGCAATCTCGAGTTTGACCTTGTTGAAGGTAAAAGGTCAAAAAGAGGTTCGTTAGCAGGGGAAATAGCGGCGGTTTTAACGGGCACAGAGGCGGGAATAATTGTCAACAACAACGCTGCGGCGGTTCTGCTAACAGTCAGCCGTTTCGGCAGAGATAAAGAAATTTTGATATCGCGCGGGGAATTAGTGCAAATAGGCGGCGGTTTCAGGATACCCGAAATAATAACCGCTTCCGGCGCAATTTTAAAAGAAATCGGCACAACAAATAAAACGGTATTATCAGATTATTCCAAGCATATCGGCAAGAATACCGGCCTTATCATGAAAGTCCATAAGTCCAATTTCGATATACGCGGCTTTACCGAGGAAACCCCTCCCTCGGAACTAGCATTATTGGCACATAAAAAACGCCTGCCGATGCTTTATGATTTGGGTTCCGGTATGGTCGATGATTTTGGCATATCTGAATTTAAAGCGGAACCAAGCGTTGTTTCGGCGGTAAGTTCAAAAGCCGATATTGTCTGTTTCTCGGGCGATAAACTTTTTGGCGGACCGCAAGCCGGCATATTGGTCGGCAAAAAGAAATACATTTCCGCATTGAGACGCTACCCATTCTATCGTCCTTTAAGGCCGGATAAATTTACTTTGAGCGCTATTGAACAAACATTGTTGGCTTACCTGACAAACCCGGAAAGAGTCAAATTGAACAAAATATTCAAACAGGATATAGACAGCCTTAAGAATAGAGCGGAAAAAATAAGTTCGACAATCGAGCTTGATTATGTAATGCCATCGCCGCTAAAAAGCACAGCGGGCGGCGGCACGACTCCTAATATCAGCTATAAAAGCTATGGTATATCTATTATAAAAAATACTGCGGGGTTGGATGTCAGGTTGAGAAATTACGCGCCGCCGATTATTATTCGTAAAGGCAAAGATAAAGCTATGCTTGATTTGAGCACAGTCTTTCCTGCTCAGGATGAAATTATAATTAAGGCTTTAAAAGAGTGTTTGTCGTAGGCACGGCCGGTCATATAGACCACGGCAAGTCGGCATTAGTGAAAGCGCTATCCGGCATCGACCCCGACCGTCTGCCGGAGGAAAAGCTTCGCGGCTTAACAATCGATTTGGGATTTGCCTGGTTTAAATTGCCCTCCGGCGAATCGGTAGGCGTAGTTGATGTTCCCGGTCATGAGCGATTTATCAAGAACATGGTCGCCGGCGTTGGCGGCATCGATGCGGTTATGTTAGTAATTGCCGCCGATGACGGCTGGATGCCGCAGACTACCGAGCATCTGGATATACTTACCTTGCTCGATATAAAAACAGGCATTGTTGTATTGACTAAAACCGACCTGGTAGACCCGGAGTATCTTGAACTTCAAAAAGAAGATATATTAACGCGCCTGAAAGGCACTATCCTTGAAAACGCCCCGATAGTAGCCTTCTCGGCTAAAGATGATTCAGGCAAAGACGATGTCTTGTCCTCCCTTCAGGATATTCTAAGCCGCAATATTAAAAGAGTGTCTTTAAATTCACCCAGATTGTATATCGATAGAAGTTTTATAATCAAGGGTATCGGCACAGTTGTAACCGGCACGCTTACAGAGGGAGAAATAAAGCTTGGCCAACAGCTTGAGATTAGCCCATCCGGACAAAAAGTGAGAGTGAGGGGACTTCAGACTCATAAGCAATCGATTGAATCTGCCATTATGGGAAGCAGAGTAGCGGTGAGTTTGACTGGTGCAAGTAAAGATGATGCTCATCGCGGCTCGGCGCTTGTGATGCCGGGTCATTTCGAACCTGCCGACACTATAGGCGTGCGGATAAAAATGCTTCCCAATATAAAGCATCCTCTGAAAAATAGCGCGGAGGTAGTACTCCTGCTTGGCACGGCGATTTCTCATGCCAAGCTAAAGCTTTTTCATAGAAAAATACTGGCCTCATTAGATGAGGATTTAGCAGTTTTGCATCTCGACAAAAAAATATGCTGCCGTATTGGCGATAAGTTTATCATCAGACGGCTAAGCCCGGCAATTACAGTCGCCGGCGGCGTTGTGCTCGATTGGGACTTTGGGGCGATTAAAAAAAGTAAAGCCAAGCAATACGAGATATTAAAAGCAAGAGATAAACTTGACCTTGAATCCGTAATAAGTTCGGAGCTTCTGAAAGATAAAAATATAAACCTGCCGGCGCTTAAAGCTAACAGCCGTTTTTCAACTGAGGAAATCGACAATTATCTTGCCGAGGCAAAAAGCATCGTGAAAGCCGGCGGTTCGTTGGTTGATAAAGAACATCTCGAAAAATATCTTCAACCAGCTTGCAAAATTCTTGAGGAAGAACACAAACAAAGGCCATGGAATAATGGATTAGTAGCTGGGGAACTGGCAAAAAAACTTAAACTGCGGGCAGCAGAAGTCGAGGAGACTGTTTCATATCTGATAGATAGCGGCGCAATTGCTCAGGAGACAGGCTTTCTAAGATTAAAAAACCATGTGCCGCATCTGAAACCTGCCCAGGAAAGTAAAGCGGCAAAACTTATCGCAATGCTTACAGCCAGTCCCTTAGCGGCTCCCCTTAAGAAAGAGTTTATTGCTGATGACCCTGTCTATGAGGTTATTATAAATTTTTTGCGGGATAAAGGCGAAATTATCGAGCTTAAAAATGGCGTTTTGCTCACCAAGAGAGATTTTAAAAACATTATAGAAAAAGTTGCAGCACTAATAAAATCCGAAACGAAAGTTACCGCCTCCCAGATTAAAGAATGCTTAAAAACATCGCGGAAATATGCTATACCTCTTTTAGAAAAACTTGACGCGCTGAATATAACTGTCAGAGAAGGAGACTATAGAGTATTGGGGGATAACTTATGAAAACATTATTTACCAATGCGGTGATTTATTCACCCAAGCGGATTAAAGGCGACTGCTTAGCAGTTAGCGATGGACGAATTTTTGGTATTGGTTCGAAATCAAAATTAATAAGTTTGAAGCGGCATGGTTTTAAAGTAGTCGACTTGAAAAAAAAAGCTGTCCTGCCCGGTTTTGTCGATTCACACCTACATCTGCTGTCAACAGGCTATAATCTTCAAAGCGTTGATTTAAGCGGGCTCGATACGCTTGACAAAGTTACAGCAAAAATCTCTAAAGCCGCGAAAAATACTCACTCGGGGCAATGGCTTCTTGGCAGAGGTTGGGATAAAAATCTTTGGGGCAGCGAATTCCCCGATAAGACTGTTCTAGATAAAATCTGTCCGAAAAATCCGGTGCGATTATTTTCCAAAGACGGTCATGCCATATGGGTTAATTCTTTGGCGCTTCGACTATGCAAAATCAATAAGAAAACACCCGAACCTGCTAAAGGCGCCATTATGAGCTACTCGGATGGTTCGCCAACCGGCATCCTTTTTGAAAATGCTATTGACCTTGTTATCAACAAAATACCTGAACCGACAATCGACTTCAAATTTAAAGCTCTTAAAAAAGCAATAAAGCATCTCAATCGTTGCGGCATAACCGGCGCTGCTGATTGCGACTGGTATGCTAATCGCCTGAATCTTTTTCAGAGCGCGAGAGAGAAAGGATTTTTGAACCTGAGGGTTTTCATGATGCTTTCGCCTGATGATATCGATTCGGCGTCATCGCTTGGATTAAAAACCGGCTGCGGCGATGATATTATCACAATCGGAGCCTTAAAGCTTTACTCCGATGGCGCGCTTGGTTCGCAAACCGCCTGGATGTTTTCACCGTATGAAAACCAGCCCGATAATTTTGGCATGCCTACTTTATCTGAGGATGAACTGGAAATGTATTTTGAGAAGACCCATTTAAAGGGGATATCCATGGCAGTTCATGCTATAGGCGATAGAGCCAATGCCGAGCTTTTGAAATTTTTCGGAAAGAAATACGCCGTTTCAAAAAAACTCGGCTTACACCATAGAATAGAACACGCTCAGATTTTACGCAAGATAGATATCCCTAGATTCAAACGTTATAATATTGCGGCCTGCGTTCAGCCGGTTCATTTACCTGCTGATAGGGATATGGCAGATAAATATTGGGGCAAACGAGCAAAACTTGCTTTTCCTTTAAAGATGCTGTTTAAAAGCGGCGCCAAAATTGGATTCAGCTCGGATAGTCCGATAGAATCGCCTAACCCTTTTCCGGGTATTCATGCCGCTGTCGCCAGAAAAGC
This region includes:
- a CDS encoding trypsin-like peptidase domain-containing protein, which translates into the protein MKSSKISNIVFLVVIGGLLGAATSYFAVKLLSTDNNNRSSLEETQLTPSDIIPSNDTKTILSPSTDEANQQITITRRSAIVEAAEKVGPAVVSISVIQTQIFRQANPGHGADFWNYFFFGPREYHKQVSSLGSGIIINPEGYILTNDHVAHGAESITVTLTSGEQYQAKLIGSDESTDLAVLKIISDKQDFPFAILGDSNDLFAGEWAIAIGNPFGYLLDDTKPTVTVGVVSAVNRDIKPEAGQKQVYRNMIQTDAAINPGNSGGPLVNASGEVIGINTFIFTSSRGSEGIGFAIPINRAKSVISDLINIGEVVKAWVGLRVAQITPIVAQGLGLDMKTGLIVTSVDDMSPAKKAGILPGDALLEIGSDKIKNQSDWEEVVAYARVGEELNIIIRRGSDSLNITLTPEELPIKKAPSYTDRFGLEVASITKQLSTMYGLNDNSGVMIAKVNENSIASSWELREGDIIRRINRQKITCLSDYKKTVDNIGTGYRILFFIERQGEMYYLTVIV
- the selB gene encoding selenocysteine-specific translation elongation factor, with the protein product MFVVGTAGHIDHGKSALVKALSGIDPDRLPEEKLRGLTIDLGFAWFKLPSGESVGVVDVPGHERFIKNMVAGVGGIDAVMLVIAADDGWMPQTTEHLDILTLLDIKTGIVVLTKTDLVDPEYLELQKEDILTRLKGTILENAPIVAFSAKDDSGKDDVLSSLQDILSRNIKRVSLNSPRLYIDRSFIIKGIGTVVTGTLTEGEIKLGQQLEISPSGQKVRVRGLQTHKQSIESAIMGSRVAVSLTGASKDDAHRGSALVMPGHFEPADTIGVRIKMLPNIKHPLKNSAEVVLLLGTAISHAKLKLFHRKILASLDEDLAVLHLDKKICCRIGDKFIIRRLSPAITVAGGVVLDWDFGAIKKSKAKQYEILKARDKLDLESVISSELLKDKNINLPALKANSRFSTEEIDNYLAEAKSIVKAGGSLVDKEHLEKYLQPACKILEEEHKQRPWNNGLVAGELAKKLKLRAAEVEETVSYLIDSGAIAQETGFLRLKNHVPHLKPAQESKAAKLIAMLTASPLAAPLKKEFIADDPVYEVIINFLRDKGEIIELKNGVLLTKRDFKNIIEKVAALIKSETKVTASQIKECLKTSRKYAIPLLEKLDALNITVREGDYRVLGDNL
- a CDS encoding amidohydrolase, giving the protein MKTLFTNAVIYSPKRIKGDCLAVSDGRIFGIGSKSKLISLKRHGFKVVDLKKKAVLPGFVDSHLHLLSTGYNLQSVDLSGLDTLDKVTAKISKAAKNTHSGQWLLGRGWDKNLWGSEFPDKTVLDKICPKNPVRLFSKDGHAIWVNSLALRLCKINKKTPEPAKGAIMSYSDGSPTGILFENAIDLVINKIPEPTIDFKFKALKKAIKHLNRCGITGAADCDWYANRLNLFQSAREKGFLNLRVFMMLSPDDIDSASSLGLKTGCGDDIITIGALKLYSDGALGSQTAWMFSPYENQPDNFGMPTLSEDELEMYFEKTHLKGISMAVHAIGDRANAELLKFFGKKYAVSKKLGLHHRIEHAQILRKIDIPRFKRYNIAACVQPVHLPADRDMADKYWGKRAKLAFPLKMLFKSGAKIGFSSDSPIESPNPFPGIHAAVARKAPGDNRPAWHPEHSITLKQAIEAYTFGSAGLCGWQNKCGELKPGLQADFVVLSDNIFKVKTKQIPELKVLATVFNGQVVYRDRNFKL
- the selD gene encoding selenide, water dikinase SelD, which translates into the protein MVQVLGNLPKYKFDNVIVGTEYFDDAGVVRYDETTGLVTTLDYFTPVVDDPRDFGRIAAANSLSDIYAMGGTPISALNIVGFPEKNLSLEVLTEILAGGAEITSKYNIPIVGGHSVKNDEPFYGLSVTGKVNLKQMMTNNACQPGDYLYLTKPLGSGVITTALKQNKASDEIVEKAVEIMIQLNKEASEAAIAAGVRAATDVTGYGFLGHLHEMMNASDVCAEIYFNSIPLMDGTIELAEMQTFPGGTGANYLYVDKFTTWDKRLSSNENRILCDAQTSGGLIISVPAKNHKLLEDELSKRGVIVNKVGEVVKRKEWHLKINKS
- the selA gene encoding L-seryl-tRNA(Sec) selenium transferase is translated as MASKNQQKLKSIPSVNAILERNDIKALMTEWSFAYVSYETKNQTALARKRAQNTGKVESADEIAAKIIKAFIDKKTTLIKPVINATGVALHTNLGRAPLDDGLLQTVMANCSSYCNLEFDLVEGKRSKRGSLAGEIAAVLTGTEAGIIVNNNAAAVLLTVSRFGRDKEILISRGELVQIGGGFRIPEIITASGAILKEIGTTNKTVLSDYSKHIGKNTGLIMKVHKSNFDIRGFTEETPPSELALLAHKKRLPMLYDLGSGMVDDFGISEFKAEPSVVSAVSSKADIVCFSGDKLFGGPQAGILVGKKKYISALRRYPFYRPLRPDKFTLSAIEQTLLAYLTNPERVKLNKIFKQDIDSLKNRAEKISSTIELDYVMPSPLKSTAGGGTTPNISYKSYGISIIKNTAGLDVRLRNYAPPIIIRKGKDKAMLDLSTVFPAQDEIIIKALKECLS